Part of the Thiohalophilus sp. genome is shown below.
ACCTGGCCAGGGGACATCACCGTCAGCCAGCGGCAGGTGTTTTCCAGTTGCCGCACGTTGCCGGGCCAATCCTGTCGCGCCAGGTACTCCATTACCGCCTTGTCCAGGCTTTTCGCCTCGACATTGAGCTCCTTGGCCGCGCGATTCAAAAAGTGTTGTGCCAGCAGCGGGATATCCTCGCGCCGCTCGCGCATGGCGGGGATGTGAATGCGAATCACGTTGAGGCGATGAAACAGATCCTCGCGAAAGCGCCCCTGTTCCACCAGCTTTTCCAGGTTCTGATGGGTCGCGGCAATGATACGCACATCCACTTTGACCGCGCTGTGTCCACCCACCCGGTAGAATTCGCCGTCGGCCAGGACGCGCAACAGCCGCGTCTGCAGTTCCGAGGGCATGTCGCCGATCTCATCCAGAAACAGCGTGCCACCGTCGGCCTGTTCGAAGCGGCCCTGACGGGCGGTATTGGCGCCGGTAAAGGCGCCTTTTTCATGGCCGAACAGTTCGGACTCAAGCAGATCCCGCGGGATCGCCGCCATGTTCAGGGCAATGAACGGCTGTCCGGCACGTGGGCTGTGGCGATGCAGCGCCTGGGCCACCAGCTCCTTGCCGGTCCCCGATTCGCCGTTGATCAACACGGTGATATTGGATCGCGCCAGACGACCGATGGCCCGAAACACCTCCTGCATGGAGGGCGCTTCACCGATGATCTCGGCGTCTATCTGGCCCGCCGGGGTTTCGCCGGTATCGGTTTCGCGTCGATGACTGATGGCGCGGCGCGCCAGATCCACCGCCTCGTCCACATCGAAGGGTTTGGGCAGGTATTCAAACGCGCCGACTTCATAGGCGCTGACCGCGCTATCCAGATCGGTATGCGCGGTAATAATGATCACCGGCAACCCGGGGTATTTATCATGAATCCGGCCCAACAGCTCCAGGCCGTCCATGCCCGGCATGCGAATGTCACTGATGATGACATCCGGTTCGCTGCGATTGAGCGCGCGCAATACGCTGTCGGCCTCGTCGAAACTGCGCACCTCCATCTCGGCATTTTTAAAGGCCTTCTCCAGCACCCAGCGGATTGAGCGGTCGTCGTCGACGATCCAGATGGTTTCCTTGCTCATGGTTGTCTCACGCCTCAAGTTCGATCGGTATATAGATGGAAAAGACGGTTCGGCCCGGTTCACTGTCGCATTCGATGATGCCGTTGTGCTGCTGAATCAGTGACTGGGCGATGGCCAGCCCCAGACCGGTGCCTTCGGCCCGGCTGGAGACCATGGGGAAGAAAATCCGCTCCAGAATCTCCGCCGGGATGCCCGGGCCGTTATCGATAATCTGGATCTGCGCCACCAGATCATGCTGTTTCTGGCCAATGGTAAATTTGCGCACCACCCGGGTACGCAGCAGGATTTCGCCTTCACCCTGCAGCGCCTCGATGGCATTACGAATAATGTTAAGCAGGGCCTGGACGATCTGATCCCGATCGGCGGTCAGGTCGGGAATACTGGGATCATAATCCCGCCGGATCTGAACCCCCTGCGATGCCTCGGCCAGCAACAGGCTGCGCACATGTTCCAGCAGCTCATGGATATTGACCTGCGAGAGTTTCGGCAGCTTGTTGGGTCCCAGAATCCGATTGACCAGCTTCTGCAGGCGATCCGCTTCGCTGATGATGACGCCGGTGTATTCCTTGAGCTCATCGGTGGGCAGCTCGCGCGCCAGTAACTGGGCCGCGCCGCGCAATCCGCCCAGCGGATTTTTGATTTCATGGGCCAGACCGCGCAGCATCTGCTGGGTGGTCTGCTGCTGGATCGCGCGGCTCTCGTCCCGGGCGATGCGCAACAGGCGATCCATCTGGCTGACCTCCACCAGCAGCTCCGGGCTTTGCTCGCGCTCCATCAGCGGCAGGGCGGTCAGATCCACCACCACCTCGTGGCCGTGCACCAGTTTGAGTGTGACCTCATGGCGGGTAAAGGGATGCCCGCTGGCCAGGGCCTCGCGCAATTCATCGGCGACATTGTCGGGGGTTTCGAACAGTTCCTCGAAACGGTGGCCGATCAAATGCGGCCCGCTGCTGCCAAACAGCATCTCGGTCGCGGCGTTCACATAGCGCAGGCGCAAATCCTGGTCGAACAGCATCAGCCCCGAGGTCATGGCCTCAAGGACACGCTGTTGCAAATCGGGGGATGGGGTCATCGTCTCCATACCCGGGCTGTAGCAAGAACCAAACCATAACGCACCATTTTCGGTGCCCGTTCGGCAGGTTTTTGGCCAGCCCGATAAAGGGCTTGAATTACAAGCAGTTAGTGAGCCTGCTCAGTGCTGTTTTGACATCGCTGCGCTGTTTTGGACCGCGACGGCATACTGCACACACTACAGCATAGCGCAGGCGGGGCCTGTATGCACCAAAGTAGTGCGACGCGGTCAGGGGGTGGATGAAGGCGGTGACGGTTTGGGCGGATTGGTCGGTGTTGGTCCGGGAATCGTAACTTTCGGCGGATTGGTGGGCGTTGGCCCGGAACCCGAGGACGAGCTCGATGGCGTAATACTGCGACGCAGCAGGTGGAAGGTGACGCCAGGGCTCGCGGCCAGAACCTCACCGTCATTATCCACCACTTCCAGTTTCACCGTGTGGGTGCCCCGATCGACATTTGTCAGATTCACCGCGGCGCCGGTTTGCTCCAGGGGCTCGCCGTCCAGGCGCCAGCGTAACTGATGGCCACCGCGCAGGGCCGGCTGAACGTTACCCTGCAGCGTCACGTTACCGGCATTGGCGCGGATGGACTCATCATTACGCGGCGAGGTAATGGTGACCTCATACCTCGACGCGTCTTCTCGCTCACGCTCCGGCGGCTGGTAATTGATATCAGGAGACTTTTCAAACCGGGTGGTGGGCGCCTGCTCCACCGACATCACCTCGCTGCCTTCTATCGGTTGATCGCTGTACTCCACCGAGCCGTCCGGGTTGACCTTTTTGTACACCTTGTCGGCCGCCACAGCCGGCAGGGTGAACAACAGCAAAATAATCAGGCAGTAATTTTTCATATCTCAAGAATAGCCCTGGCACGGCATATCCACAATAGATCTTTACTTCAGGGCGGGCTTATTGGTCAAGAATCCGCTTCGTAAGTAATAGCTCAGGGGCGAGGGACGAGTAACGAGGGGCGACGAAATACGCTAACCACCAAGACGCCAAGACACGAAGGAAATGATTTTTGTATCCGGGACATACCATAGGATGCGTTCCACGCATCCCACAGCCTTTACTACGACCGAACAAAAGCCCGACATTTTAGTTTATTATAAATTTGATTCTTGGTGTCTTCGTGTCTTGGTGGTAAAAATCTTTACGTCCTGAAACAAAAACGCCCCCTTGCGGGGGCGTTTTGTTTTCGCCTGTGTTGCTGCTTACAGACTGTAGTACATGTCGAACTCGACCGGATGGGTGGTCATGCGGAAGCGGGTGACTTCATCCATCTTCAGTTTGATGTAGGCATCGATGACATCATCGGTGAACACCCCACCCTGGGTCAGGAAGGCCCGGTCTTCGCTCAGACAATCCAGCGCCTGGTCGAACGAGTGGCAGACGGTCGGGATGCTGGCGGCTTCTTCGGCCGGCAGATCGTACAGGTCCTTGTCCATGGCGTCGCCCGGGTGGATCTTGTTCTGGATGCCGTCCAGACCGGCCATCATCATGGCGGTGAAGGCCAGGTACGGGTTGGCGGTCGGATCCGGGAAGCGCACCTCGATGCGACGACCTTTCGGGTTAGCCACGTACGGGATACGAATGGACGCGGAGCGGTTACGGGCCGAATAGGCCAGCATCACCGGCGCTTCAAAACCCGGCACCAGACGCTTGTAGGAGTTGGTCGAGGCGTTGGTGAAGGCATTCAGTGCACGGGCATGCTTGATGATCCCGCCAATATAGTAGAGCGCGGTTTCGGACAGGCCGCCATATTCGTTACCCGAGAACAGGTTCTGTCCGTCTTTCATCAGTGACTGATGCACGTGCATGCCGCTGCCGTTATCGCCGACCAGCGGCTTGGGCATGAAGGTGGCGGTCTTGCCATAGATGTGCGCGACATTGAGGATCACGTATTTCATACGCTGGTTCCAGTCGGCCCGCTCCACCAGGGTGCTGAACTTGGTGCCGATTTCACACTGGCCGGCGGTGGCGACTTCGTGATGGTGCACTTCAACCGGCACGCCCACCTCTTCGAGTGCCAGGCACATGGCGGCACGCAGATCGTTCAGGGAATCGACCGGCGGTACGGGGAAGTAACCGCCTTTCATGCCCGGGCGGTGACCGATGTTGCCGTCGGTATACACCCGCTCGGAGTTCCATTCGGCTTCTTCGGAATCCACCTTGTAGAAGGCGCCGCTCATATCCGAGCCCCAGCGGACGTCGTCCAGGACGAAGAACTCGGGTTCCGGGCCGAACAGGGCGGTATCGGCAATGCCGGTGGACTGCAGGTAAGCTTCACCGCGCTTGGCGATGGAGCGGGGATCGCGCTCGTAGCCCTGGCCGGTGGTCGGCTCCAGGATGTCACAGGTCAGGTTCAGGCTCGGCTCTTCGGAGAAGGGATCCAGGAAGGCGCTGTCGGCATCGGGCATCAGGATCATGTCCGATTCGTTGATGCCCTTCCAGCCGGAGATGGACGAGCCGTCGAACATCTTGCCTTCGGTAAACAGGTCTTCATCCTCGGCGTGGGCCGGCACGGAAACGTGCTGCTCCTTGCCGCGGGTATCGGTGAAACGGAAATCAATAAACTTGACGCCGTTATCTTTAATCATCTTCATGACTTTGTCAGACATTTAAGCTTCTCCGGTTATCTCAATATTCAGTGTTATCCAGAATTGCGCTGTCGTTGGCGCAGTCCAAAATCGGTTGCCCAATCAGGTGCACGAACCATGCCACACCGTAACAGGCTGATTCGACAGGGGTTTTATACCCCCGGTGGCCGCCATGCGGGAGCGTGCGCACCATAACAGTGCATATAATGCAGTTTTAGCATCATTTCGGTGCATTAACGGTACAGCAACCGGACCGATTGCACCCCGTCCACTTCCCGGGCCGCGCGGGCAAAACGCTGGCGCAGGGCTTCGCGCTGATTCTGGTCCCGTTCCAGGACCAGGTCGATCGGCAGGATCAGCTCCACCTGAATACCGCCCTCCAGATAGTGCAGGGTAGTGTGGGCAATCCGGCGGGATTCTTCAATCTCGCTCCAGGCCTTTTCCAGCCGGGCGAGCACATCGCTGCGGCTTGGCAGTTTCAGATTCAGTGGTACTTTCTCATCGTTTTCGGGATCGATATGCACCGTGACGTCGTTAACCTCTTCCACGTCCGTGATCACCTTCTTGCGCACCCGTTCACTGACGTAATGGGCCTCGGACACGCTCAAATAGGGATCGACCTGGATATGTACATCCACCAGGGCCTCGGATCCGCTGCGGCGAGTGCGCAGAATGTGCAGCGCCTGCACGCCGTCGACCTCGAGTATCGCCTCCCGGATCACCGCCTGGCGCTCCGGCTCCAGGGCCGTATCCACCAGTTCCTTGACGCTGTGGGCGGAAAGATCCCAGCCGATCCTGGCAATCATGTAGGCAACGCCGATGGCGGCGATGGCGTCGAGGTACTCGAGGCCGGCCATGCTGCCGGCAACCCCGAGCAAGACGATCAGCGAGGAGATGGCATCGGAGCGGCTGTGCCAGGCATTGGCCTTGAGCATGTGGGACTTGTATTTGCGGGCGATCACCATGCTGTAGTGGTAGATCGCCTCCTTGCCCATGATCGAAACAGCGGCCACCACCAGCGCCCAGAAACTCGGGTGCAGCAGCTTGTCCGGATTGAACAGCCGGATCACCGCATCAATACTGATGCCGAGGGCCACAGCCATCAGGGCGATCCCCAGACCCACCGTCGCCATGGTCTCGAAGCGACCGTGGCCGTAAGGATGTTCGGCATCCGCCTCCCGGCTGGAGTGGCGGGCGGCATAAATGACCACCGCATCAGTCGCCAGATCCGAGAAGGAATGGACCCCGTCGGCGATCAGCGCCTGGGACTGGGCCAGCCAGCCGACCACGACCTTGAGCACACCGAGAATCAGATCCACCAGAGCACCGACCAGGGTGACCCGGGTAATCTGGCGGGTGCGATCACCCCGCTCGGCACGGGTAATCACAGGGGCCTGATCCTGTTCAGTCGTTGCCATCGCCAACCTCGATGCGGATCACGATCTCTTCATCCTGTTGCGTGGTTTCCAGCACCTGATGACCGTTGATCCGGCACCAGGCGGGGACATCGTTCAGCGCGCCCGGATCGGTGCAGGTCACCTCCAGCACCTCGCCGGGGGCCAGCGCGGCGATCGCATCCTGCACCCGGATCACCGGCATAGGACAGAGCAGACGCCGGGCATCCAGTTGGTGAGTACTCACAAATACCACTCGCCGGGGATACCATCCATGGCCAGGGGCGCGACCTGCAGGGTGCGCCGATGGCCATCAGTGTAGTTCACTTCCACTTCGACCGCCTCGGCATCACGCCCCTGGCTGAAGCGGGCGGCAACCCGCGCGGCGGTTTCCACGTCGGCCTCGCTGATATCGCCATCGATCAGGGCCAGCGGCCCGTTATGGCTGGCAATGCGCAGATGGACAAACTGGTTGCGATAGCCTTCCAGGAATTTATTCTCGCCTTCCTCGCGCCCGATGATCACCTTGTAGTTGGGCGCCGGACGCAGATGGCGTCCCACCTTGAGCAACATGATGTCATCCAGCTGGTAATCGCGGCCGGGTCGATGCTGCCACATATCCACCAGTTTGTCGGAATAGTTCTTGTCGGTGAGAAAACAGCAGCCGCCGGCCGGCTGGGCGTAGTCGGTAAAACCGAACTGCGCCGCCAGCGCCATTTGCGGCTTGCGCGAACGACCGCTGAAATCATAGAGCCGTTCACGATCCACCCAGCCTTCGCGCTCGGGCAACGTCGGTGGCAGATTCTTTGCGCACAACGGACGCAGCAACCGATCGCCCGCGCCGGACTCGCGCTGAATCACTGGCATGGTGTCCTTGCGCTGGGACATGGGACGCTGACCAATCACCTCGCCGGTAACAATAAAATCAAAGCCGTTGGCCGCGATCCATTCGTGCGCCTTGCGCACCATGAAACCCTTGCAGTCGAGGCAGGGATTCATGTGCTGACCGTAACCGTGTTTCGGATTCAAAAGCACATCCTTGTATTCCTCGATCACATCCACGATATGCAGCTTGATCCCCAGCTGCTCGGCCACCCACAGGGCGTTGTTGCGCCTGGGCTTGTCTTTATCCTGCTTGCGGATGGCGTGGGTATGCCCTTCGACACAAAAGCCGGTGAAAAAATTGATCCCCTCCACATGCACGCCCTGCTCCATGAGCACCTTCGCGGCCAGCATGGAATCAAGACCGCCTGAAATCAGGGCGACAGCTTTGCGTTGCTCGGACATGGGTAGTTACCGGTGTTGCGGGGTTGGTCTGGGGAGAGCAAGGATAGCAGATTCCGTCTCCCGACTCACGAAGACAATCTTAACGCAGAGGCGCAAAGACGCAGAGGAACGCAGAGTTTTCTTTTTCTGTTACAGCAAGGACCTGGTCAGGTTGACGTGGGGAGCAAGCCTGTAAAATTACCACATAACCAGCGCGGCAAAAGATCCCGGTTTTCCAAAAACCCGATCAGACCAGTTCAACTAAAAACTGATTATGAAATCAGTTATTTAACCCTGGCTTGAATCCTTGCCTAAAACGGGGGCCAGGGAACCGCAAGAATTAATTATTGTTTCTCTGCGTTCCTCTGCGTCTTTGCGCCTCTGCGTTGGGTTTTTTTAGTGCAGTCGCCCTTTGCCACGGGTCCGGCGGGGGTCGGGATCGGCCTGCGGGGTGGCATCGGTGATGTCGCCCAGCGCCTGGCGGGCCACGGCGGAGCCGGTGTCCTGCCACAGTTCCAGGCTGCCCAGGGGATCCAGCTGCTGTTCCTGGCGCAGGTTGCGGATCGCCTGCAGGATATCCATGGCGATCACGATGTGAATCGCCCTGTAAAAATCATCGGCCCATCCGGAACCGAACTTGACTCTTTTTGCACCGGCGGCCGTAAAAACCACGCGCCATGAGGTTATCAGCGGCAGACGGCGCGGCTATAATGAGCGCTCTTTTCGCTGTGTCCATATTAATAAAGGTGTCCGCTTGAGCAAATCCCGCCATCCCGCCGCCGCCCGTACCTTCCAGGGGCTGATCTTCGCCCTGCAACAGTACTGGGCCGAACAGGGCTGCATCGTCCTGCAACCCTACGACATGGAAGTGGGAGCCGGCACCTTTCATACCGCCACCTTCATTCGCGCCATCGGCCCCGAGCCCTGGGCCGCCGCCTATGTGCAGCCCTCGCGCCGGCCCACCGACGGCCGTTATGGCGAGAATCCCAATCGCCTGCAGCATTACTACCAGTTCCAGGTAGTGATCAAACCCTCGCCGCTGGATATCCAGGAGCTGTATCTGGGCTCGCTGCAAATGCTCGGTCTCGATCCGCTGGTGCACGATATCCGCTTTGTGGAAGATAACTGGGAATCGCCCACGCTTGGCGCCTGGGGGCTGGGCTGGGAAGTCTGGCTCAACGGCATGGAGGTCAGCCAGTTCACCTATTTCCAGCAGGTCGGCGGGCTGGACTGCAAGCCGGTCACCGGCGAGATCACCTACGGACTGGAGCGCATCGCCATGTACCTGCAGGGGGTGGAGAGTGTGTTCGATCTGATCTGGACCGACGGCCCGCGCGGCAAGGTCACCTACGGCGATGTGTTTCATCAAAACGAAGTCGAACAGTCCACCTACAACTTCGAACACGCCGACGTGGACGATCTGTTCCACCAGTTCGACCAGGCCGAGAAGATGAGCCAGCAGTTGATCGCGGCGCAACTGCCGCTGCCCGCTTACGAACAGGTGCTCAAGGCCTCGCACAGTTTCAACCTGCTCGATGCGCGCCATGCCATTTCGGTCACCGAACGCCAGCGTTATATCCTGCGGGTGCGCAACCTCTCCCGCGCCGTGGCCGAGGCTTATTATACCGCTCGTGAGGCCCTGGGCTTCCCGATGTGCCAGGAGGGTGACAAATGAATTCCCCCGTCACCAAAACCAGCGATTTTCGAAAAGACGGACACCGGGATCTGCTTGTCGAGATCGGCACCGAGGAGCTGCCGCCCAAAGCACTGCTGGCCCTTTCCGCTGCCTTTGAAGAGTGGGTGCGTTACGGACTTCAGGAAAGTCGCCTGGGCAACCCCGAGATTCAACAATATGCCAGCCCGAGAAGA
Proteins encoded:
- the ntrC gene encoding nitrogen regulation protein NR(I); its protein translation is MSKETIWIVDDDRSIRWVLEKAFKNAEMEVRSFDEADSVLRALNRSEPDVIISDIRMPGMDGLELLGRIHDKYPGLPVIIITAHTDLDSAVSAYEVGAFEYLPKPFDVDEAVDLARRAISHRRETDTGETPAGQIDAEIIGEAPSMQEVFRAIGRLARSNITVLINGESGTGKELVAQALHRHSPRAGQPFIALNMAAIPRDLLESELFGHEKGAFTGANTARQGRFEQADGGTLFLDEIGDMPSELQTRLLRVLADGEFYRVGGHSAVKVDVRIIAATHQNLEKLVEQGRFREDLFHRLNVIRIHIPAMRERREDIPLLAQHFLNRAAKELNVEAKSLDKAVMEYLARQDWPGNVRQLENTCRWLTVMSPGQVVHIDDLPPEMLHSKDETRFDGDWSELLRHWAEQELSRGHTAILDQAMPQFERVMIETALKKTGGRRQDAAKLLGWGRNTLTRKIKELNL
- the glnL gene encoding nitrogen regulation protein NR(II); this encodes MTPSPDLQQRVLEAMTSGLMLFDQDLRLRYVNAATEMLFGSSGPHLIGHRFEELFETPDNVADELREALASGHPFTRHEVTLKLVHGHEVVVDLTALPLMEREQSPELLVEVSQMDRLLRIARDESRAIQQQTTQQMLRGLAHEIKNPLGGLRGAAQLLARELPTDELKEYTGVIISEADRLQKLVNRILGPNKLPKLSQVNIHELLEHVRSLLLAEASQGVQIRRDYDPSIPDLTADRDQIVQALLNIIRNAIEALQGEGEILLRTRVVRKFTIGQKQHDLVAQIQIIDNGPGIPAEILERIFFPMVSSRAEGTGLGLAIAQSLIQQHNGIIECDSEPGRTVFSIYIPIELEA
- a CDS encoding DUF4124 domain-containing protein, with the translated sequence MKNYCLIILLLFTLPAVAADKVYKKVNPDGSVEYSDQPIEGSEVMSVEQAPTTRFEKSPDINYQPPEREREDASRYEVTITSPRNDESIRANAGNVTLQGNVQPALRGGHQLRWRLDGEPLEQTGAAVNLTNVDRGTHTVKLEVVDNDGEVLAASPGVTFHLLRRSITPSSSSSGSGPTPTNPPKVTIPGPTPTNPPKPSPPSSTP
- the glnA gene encoding glutamate--ammonia ligase, with the protein product MSDKVMKMIKDNGVKFIDFRFTDTRGKEQHVSVPAHAEDEDLFTEGKMFDGSSISGWKGINESDMILMPDADSAFLDPFSEEPSLNLTCDILEPTTGQGYERDPRSIAKRGEAYLQSTGIADTALFGPEPEFFVLDDVRWGSDMSGAFYKVDSEEAEWNSERVYTDGNIGHRPGMKGGYFPVPPVDSLNDLRAAMCLALEEVGVPVEVHHHEVATAGQCEIGTKFSTLVERADWNQRMKYVILNVAHIYGKTATFMPKPLVGDNGSGMHVHQSLMKDGQNLFSGNEYGGLSETALYYIGGIIKHARALNAFTNASTNSYKRLVPGFEAPVMLAYSARNRSASIRIPYVANPKGRRIEVRFPDPTANPYLAFTAMMMAGLDGIQNKIHPGDAMDKDLYDLPAEEAASIPTVCHSFDQALDCLSEDRAFLTQGGVFTDDVIDAYIKLKMDEVTRFRMTTHPVEFDMYYSL
- a CDS encoding cation diffusion facilitator family transporter; the protein is MATTEQDQAPVITRAERGDRTRQITRVTLVGALVDLILGVLKVVVGWLAQSQALIADGVHSFSDLATDAVVIYAARHSSREADAEHPYGHGRFETMATVGLGIALMAVALGISIDAVIRLFNPDKLLHPSFWALVVAAVSIMGKEAIYHYSMVIARKYKSHMLKANAWHSRSDAISSLIVLLGVAGSMAGLEYLDAIAAIGVAYMIARIGWDLSAHSVKELVDTALEPERQAVIREAILEVDGVQALHILRTRRSGSEALVDVHIQVDPYLSVSEAHYVSERVRKKVITDVEEVNDVTVHIDPENDEKVPLNLKLPSRSDVLARLEKAWSEIEESRRIAHTTLHYLEGGIQVELILPIDLVLERDQNQREALRQRFARAAREVDGVQSVRLLYR
- a CDS encoding sulfurtransferase TusA family protein — protein: MSTHQLDARRLLCPMPVIRVQDAIAALAPGEVLEVTCTDPGALNDVPAWCRINGHQVLETTQQDEEIVIRIEVGDGND
- the glyQ gene encoding glycine--tRNA ligase subunit alpha, whose product is MSKSRHPAAARTFQGLIFALQQYWAEQGCIVLQPYDMEVGAGTFHTATFIRAIGPEPWAAAYVQPSRRPTDGRYGENPNRLQHYYQFQVVIKPSPLDIQELYLGSLQMLGLDPLVHDIRFVEDNWESPTLGAWGLGWEVWLNGMEVSQFTYFQQVGGLDCKPVTGEITYGLERIAMYLQGVESVFDLIWTDGPRGKVTYGDVFHQNEVEQSTYNFEHADVDDLFHQFDQAEKMSQQLIAAQLPLPAYEQVLKASHSFNLLDARHAISVTERQRYILRVRNLSRAVAEAYYTAREALGFPMCQEGDK